One uncultured Methanobrevibacter sp. genomic window carries:
- a CDS encoding DUF2162 domain-containing protein, translating into MDMMSILWQFGVLAAVIIFGIKIGLASGLANLSKKLFAGICIGYGGGVLLCTYIASFFAEQITEAIYSYNTVFYIIMASIMIIAGLFTIREWKVHDKNTTTATCLAVVAPCPCCFGSIIASVLIVAPTIGFGFTKLSIVVAIALVIVMVVTYFASNTIIKLTDKPYPIILGNFMLFLGAYFLLSAIVIPSIAQAMQGKFGSVNMIESQSLIAILVTLVVLVIVGIFLYKRSDNLLK; encoded by the coding sequence ATGGATATGATGAGTATATTATGGCAATTTGGTGTATTGGCTGCTGTAATCATATTTGGGATAAAAATAGGTTTAGCTTCTGGCCTTGCTAATTTGTCAAAAAAATTATTTGCAGGTATCTGTATAGGTTATGGTGGTGGTGTTTTATTATGCACATATATAGCATCATTCTTTGCTGAACAGATTACTGAAGCTATCTATAGTTACAACACTGTTTTTTATATAATTATGGCATCTATCATGATTATCGCAGGTTTGTTTACTATAAGAGAATGGAAAGTTCATGATAAAAATACAACTACTGCTACTTGTTTAGCTGTTGTTGCTCCTTGTCCATGTTGTTTTGGATCAATTATCGCTTCTGTTTTAATTGTTGCACCAACTATTGGTTTTGGTTTTACAAAATTAAGTATTGTTGTTGCAATTGCATTAGTTATAGTTATGGTTGTTACATATTTTGCATCTAATACTATTATTAAATTAACTGATAAGCCATATCCTATCATATTAGGAAATTTCATGCTATTTTTAGGTGCTTATTTCTTATTATCTGCTATTGTAATACCAAGTATTGCTCAAGCAATGCAAGGTAAATTTGGTAGTGTAAACATGATTGAATCTCAATCTTTAATTGCTATATTAGTTACTTTAGTAGTATTAGTGATTGTAGGAATATTCTTATATAAACGAAGTGATAATCTCTTAAAATAA
- a CDS encoding DUF2149 domain-containing protein, with translation MVRKKQRRRRSSDEDIDPMAGTTNLVDAMLVLALGFLIFVVMSWNMQSVIFSDMSQDQKQAVMESMKQVSEVTQGQELNDTPDSSQSSGQGFTEMGKVYKDPSTGKLIMVEG, from the coding sequence ATGGTTAGAAAAAAACAAAGAAGACGTAGATCTTCAGATGAAGACATAGATCCTATGGCAGGTACAACAAACCTTGTTGATGCAATGTTAGTTCTTGCATTAGGTTTTTTAATCTTTGTTGTAATGAGTTGGAATATGCAAAGTGTTATTTTTTCTGACATGTCACAAGATCAAAAACAAGCAGTTATGGAATCTATGAAACAGGTTTCAGAGGTTACTCAAGGTCAAGAATTAAATGATACTCCAGATTCTTCTCAAAGTTCTGGACAAGGATTTACTGAGATGGGAAAAGTTTATAAAGACCCATCGACGGGTAAGCTGATTATGGTAGAAGGCTAA
- a CDS encoding MotA/TolQ/ExbB proton channel family protein, giving the protein MSAIPGTEYLSGALDVISQSLTIPVLVLLLIITIISVIALGGFISEYTSRKKIGVGKIRDLIFKINTASSVDNLIDVISSSEIPKSQKKVLTEIAKSKDLDSNSRETLARKLVEHEEEKIDKNLRNTDIITRVGPTLGLMGTLIPLGPGLAALGTGDINTLADSLTIAFDTTVVGIGSGALCYFISKIRRGWYDQYLSDLDALSDAVLFYMNKQ; this is encoded by the coding sequence ATGAGTGCAATACCTGGTACAGAATATTTAAGCGGGGCTTTAGATGTTATATCTCAAAGTTTAACAATCCCCGTATTAGTTTTATTATTAATAATTACTATTATTTCTGTTATTGCTTTAGGTGGATTCATATCTGAATACACTTCAAGGAAGAAAATAGGAGTTGGAAAAATAAGAGATTTAATATTTAAAATTAATACAGCAAGTTCTGTAGATAATTTAATAGATGTTATTTCTAGTTCTGAAATTCCTAAATCTCAAAAAAAAGTTTTAACTGAAATCGCAAAATCTAAAGATTTAGATAGTAATTCTAGAGAAACTTTAGCTCGTAAATTAGTAGAACATGAAGAAGAAAAAATCGATAAAAATTTAAGAAATACTGATATTATTACTCGTGTCGGACCAACATTAGGGTTAATGGGTACTTTAATTCCATTAGGTCCTGGTCTTGCAGCATTAGGAACTGGGGATATTAATACTCTTGCAGATTCATTAACTATTGCATTTGATACTACTGTTGTAGGTATTGGTTCCGGTGCTTTATGTTATTTTATTTCTAAAATTAGAAGAGGTTGGTATGATCAATACCTTTCTGATTTAGATGCATTATCTGATGCAGTTCTTTTTTACATGAATAAACAGTGA